A portion of the Thermus tengchongensis genome contains these proteins:
- the moaA gene encoding GTP 3',8-cyclase MoaA, with protein MKLLDNYGRVIKDLRISVTPRCNLHCLYCHPLGLEMAEPPGTLTVQEVDHFLEAASLLGLSAVRFTGGEPLVRKELPQMIERARSKEGIEDVAITTNGLLFAKRAKELVQAGLNRVNISLDAITPEVFTRITRGGKVERVLEAIETALELGLHPVKLNAVIIRGMNEEEVVPLARLSLERPLHVRYIEYMHLDNSDPEEYRRRFVPGKEIRARIEAVFGPLEPVPHDPTSPARVFRIPGAVGTLGFINPVTEPFCSNCSRLRLTSDKKLRPCLLTDLEMDISWAFAAEEPVEALVDAILIATNRKPAFGNTLPTLRKRVMLGIGG; from the coding sequence ATGAAGCTACTGGACAACTATGGGCGCGTTATCAAAGACCTTCGCATCTCCGTTACCCCCCGGTGCAACCTGCACTGCCTTTACTGCCACCCCCTGGGCCTGGAGATGGCCGAGCCCCCAGGCACCCTAACGGTGCAGGAGGTGGACCACTTCCTCGAGGCCGCCTCCCTTCTTGGCCTTTCCGCCGTGCGCTTCACGGGTGGGGAACCCTTGGTGCGCAAGGAGCTTCCCCAGATGATCGAGCGGGCCCGGAGCAAGGAGGGCATTGAGGACGTGGCCATCACCACCAACGGCCTCCTCTTCGCCAAAAGGGCCAAGGAGCTGGTACAAGCAGGCCTGAACCGGGTGAACATCTCCTTGGACGCCATCACCCCCGAGGTCTTCACCCGCATCACCCGGGGCGGGAAGGTGGAGCGGGTTTTGGAGGCCATAGAAACCGCCTTGGAGCTGGGCCTCCACCCGGTAAAGCTCAACGCCGTGATCATCCGGGGGATGAACGAGGAGGAGGTGGTGCCCCTGGCCCGCCTCTCCCTGGAGCGCCCTTTGCACGTGCGCTACATCGAGTACATGCACCTGGACAACTCCGACCCCGAGGAGTACCGCCGCCGCTTTGTGCCCGGGAAGGAGATCCGGGCGCGGATCGAGGCGGTCTTTGGCCCCTTGGAACCCGTCCCCCACGACCCCACCTCCCCAGCCCGGGTCTTCCGAATCCCGGGGGCGGTGGGCACCCTGGGGTTCATCAACCCCGTCACCGAGCCCTTTTGCAGCAACTGCTCCCGGCTCCGCCTCACCTCCGACAAAAAGCTTCGGCCTTGCCTGCTCACCGACCTGGAGATGGACATCTCCTGGGCCTTTGCCGCAGAGGAGCCGGTGGAGGCCTTGGTGGATGCCATCCTCATCGCCACCAACCGCAAGCCCGCCTTCGGCAACACTCTCCCCACCTTAAGGAAGCGGGTCATGCTGGGGATCGGCGGATAG
- the dusA gene encoding tRNA dihydrouridine(20/20a) synthase DusA, with the protein MFDHRLSVAPMVDRTDRHFRFLVRQISRKVRLYTEMTVDQAVLRGKAERLLAFHPEEHPIALQLAGSDPKDLAEAARIGEAFGYDEVNLNLGCPSEKAQEGGFGACLLQDPKRVAEILRAMVGAVRVPVSAKMRLGLEGQETYPQLARMVERFAEAGVRVFIVHARSALLAFSAKANREVPPLRHSWVHQLKRDFPHLTLVLNGGVRTLEEALAHLVRVDGVMMGRAVYEDPFVLAEADRRVFGLERRPSRLEVARRMRAYLEEELGKGTPPWAVLRHMLNLFRGQRRGRLWRRLLSEGRSPAALDQALRALEDEEVEEGGQEKDPYPKGDPQAALGPARGRV; encoded by the coding sequence GTGTTTGACCACCGCCTGTCCGTGGCCCCCATGGTGGACCGGACGGATCGGCACTTCCGCTTTTTGGTCCGCCAGATCAGCCGCAAGGTGCGGCTTTACACGGAGATGACCGTGGACCAGGCGGTGCTTCGGGGAAAGGCGGAAAGGCTTCTTGCCTTCCACCCCGAGGAGCACCCCATCGCCCTGCAGCTGGCGGGCTCGGACCCCAAGGACCTGGCGGAAGCTGCCCGCATTGGGGAAGCCTTTGGCTACGATGAGGTGAACCTGAACCTGGGCTGCCCCTCGGAGAAGGCCCAGGAAGGCGGCTTCGGCGCCTGCCTCCTCCAAGACCCCAAGCGGGTAGCGGAGATCCTAAGGGCCATGGTGGGGGCGGTGCGGGTGCCGGTTTCCGCCAAGATGCGCCTGGGCCTCGAGGGCCAGGAAACCTACCCCCAGCTGGCCCGCATGGTGGAGCGCTTCGCCGAAGCTGGGGTGAGGGTGTTCATCGTCCACGCCCGGAGCGCCCTCCTGGCCTTCTCCGCGAAGGCCAACCGGGAGGTGCCCCCCCTGCGGCACAGCTGGGTGCACCAGCTCAAGCGGGACTTCCCCCACCTTACCCTGGTGCTGAACGGGGGGGTGCGCACCCTGGAGGAGGCCCTGGCCCACCTGGTGCGGGTGGACGGGGTGATGATGGGCCGGGCGGTCTACGAGGACCCCTTCGTCCTGGCGGAAGCCGACCGCCGGGTGTTCGGCCTGGAGCGGCGGCCAAGCCGCCTCGAGGTGGCCCGGCGCATGCGGGCCTACCTGGAGGAGGAGCTGGGAAAGGGCACGCCCCCATGGGCGGTCCTCCGGCACATGCTGAACCTCTTCCGGGGACAGAGGAGAGGGCGGCTTTGGCGGCGCCTCCTCTCCGAGGGGCGTTCCCCGGCGGCCCTGGACCAGGCCCTAAGGGCGCTGGAGGACGAAGAAGTAGAGGAAGGCGGCCAGGAGAAAGATCCATACCCAAAGGGGGATCCGCAGGCGGCGCTGGGGCCGGCCCGTGGCCGGGTCTAG
- a CDS encoding DMT family transporter has translation MRGYALGLLALNLLTLLWGTTFVVVKGAVGEMAPSLLVFLRFLLASLFFLPWAWRLPKGVWGPGMELAFWLLLGYASQAVGLMYTSASRSAFITALNVVLVPLILGLVGRRLGSVWLAALLAFLGVGFLSYDPRQPPLNVGDLWTLLTAFTYALYIVRLEVHAKAFPSLPLTAVQIFGTALLALPWALWEGVRWEGIPWGAVLYLGVVATALTTWLQTWGQRYVPAPQAAILYTLEPVWATLFAFAVLGERLGFLGGLGAFLVVLATFQAIRRSPA, from the coding sequence ATGCGCGGCTACGCCTTGGGCCTCCTGGCCCTCAACCTCCTCACCCTTCTTTGGGGCACCACCTTTGTGGTGGTCAAGGGGGCGGTGGGGGAGATGGCCCCAAGCCTCCTGGTCTTCCTGCGCTTCCTCCTGGCCAGCCTCTTCTTTCTGCCCTGGGCCTGGCGCCTCCCCAAAGGGGTGTGGGGGCCAGGGATGGAGTTGGCCTTTTGGCTGCTTTTGGGCTATGCCTCCCAGGCGGTTGGCCTCATGTACACCTCGGCGAGCCGCAGCGCTTTTATCACTGCCCTGAACGTGGTCTTGGTGCCCTTGATCCTGGGCCTGGTGGGCCGGAGGCTGGGGAGCGTGTGGCTGGCGGCCCTTTTGGCCTTTTTGGGCGTGGGGTTTCTTTCCTACGATCCCCGGCAGCCCCCCTTGAACGTGGGGGATCTCTGGACCCTCCTCACCGCATTCACCTACGCTCTATACATCGTGCGCCTCGAGGTGCACGCCAAGGCCTTCCCCTCCTTGCCCCTCACGGCGGTCCAGATCTTTGGCACGGCGCTTCTTGCCCTGCCCTGGGCCCTTTGGGAGGGGGTGAGATGGGAAGGGATACCCTGGGGTGCCGTCCTTTACCTGGGGGTGGTGGCCACGGCCCTCACCACCTGGCTCCAGACCTGGGGACAGAGGTACGTGCCTGCGCCCCAGGCGGCCATCCTTTACACCTTGGAACCCGTCTGGGCTACCCTTTTTGCCTTCGCTGTCTTGGGAGAAAGGCTGGGCTTTTTGGGTGGCCTCGGGGCGTTTCTAGTGGTCCTGGCCACCTTCCAGGCTATCCGCCGATCCCCAGCATGA
- the ispH gene encoding 4-hydroxy-3-methylbut-2-enyl diphosphate reductase has translation MGAMELKRVYLARPRGFCAGVVMAIEAVERWAEALRAEGELVVYHEIVHNRTVVERLRAKGVHFVEDLSELERLRQERPLAGTLVFSAHGHPPAVRRQAAEMGLRILDATCPLVTKVHTEARRYAQEGYWILLVGDSADHQEVKGTYGEAPERTILVAVHTHVGKDPHLADPRTVEVPDPERVVVLTQTTLSVDDTLATIEILKRRFPKLVVPKRKDLCYATQNRQEAVKRLAPKVDLFLVLTSPHSSNGMRLLELARSLTGRAYRLETAKDLKEEWLREARSAGITSAASTPEDLVQELVELLRAKYPGLEVIEEGEEEDIAFREPRVLSPEEVLQGV, from the coding sequence ATGGGGGCCATGGAGCTTAAGCGGGTGTACCTGGCCCGGCCCCGGGGTTTCTGCGCCGGGGTGGTGATGGCCATCGAGGCGGTGGAGCGCTGGGCGGAGGCCCTGAGGGCGGAGGGGGAGCTCGTGGTTTACCACGAGATCGTCCACAACCGCACCGTGGTGGAGCGCCTCCGGGCCAAAGGGGTGCACTTCGTGGAGGACCTTTCCGAGCTGGAGAGGCTCCGCCAGGAAAGGCCCCTGGCCGGCACCCTGGTCTTTTCCGCCCACGGCCACCCCCCAGCGGTGCGCCGCCAGGCGGCGGAGATGGGCCTGCGGATCCTGGACGCCACCTGTCCCCTGGTCACCAAGGTGCACACCGAGGCCAGGCGCTATGCCCAGGAAGGGTACTGGATCCTCCTGGTGGGGGATTCCGCCGATCATCAGGAGGTGAAGGGTACCTACGGGGAGGCCCCGGAGAGGACCATCCTGGTGGCGGTGCATACCCACGTGGGCAAGGATCCCCACCTGGCGGATCCGCGCACCGTGGAGGTGCCGGACCCGGAGAGGGTGGTGGTCCTCACCCAGACCACCTTGAGCGTGGACGACACCCTGGCCACCATTGAGATCCTGAAAAGGCGCTTCCCCAAGCTGGTGGTCCCCAAAAGGAAGGACCTTTGCTACGCCACGCAAAACCGCCAGGAGGCGGTGAAGCGCCTCGCCCCCAAGGTGGACCTCTTTCTGGTTCTCACCAGCCCCCACTCCTCCAACGGCATGCGCCTCCTAGAGCTGGCCCGAAGCCTCACGGGAAGGGCCTACCGGCTGGAGACCGCCAAGGACCTGAAGGAGGAGTGGCTCCGGGAGGCCAGGAGCGCGGGCATCACCTCCGCCGCCAGCACCCCCGAGGACCTGGTGCAGGAGCTGGTGGAGCTGCTTCGGGCAAAATACCCGGGCCTCGAGGTGATCGAGGAAGGGGAAGAAGAGGACATCGCCTTCCGCGAACCCAGGGTCCTGTCCCCGGAGGAGGTCTTGCAGGGTGTTTGA
- a CDS encoding tetratricopeptide repeat protein, with translation MMKDLEAKALAGDGEAQALLHFLRLLRRKEYQEARAYAEGFPEELRDRLLAGLSLLEEAPERLEDPLFAAEREVVLGVKAVGEGRREEAEARFQKALALDPHHHRALTNLGNLYLERGELEAALDLYQRALKLAPEDPLVHENLAALYKRKGDLDKMVAHMKRATRLKMRPPPPLDPATGRPQRRLRIPLWVWIFLLAAFLYFFVLQRP, from the coding sequence ATGATGAAGGACCTCGAGGCCAAGGCCTTGGCGGGGGATGGGGAGGCCCAGGCCCTGCTCCACTTTCTCCGGCTCCTAAGGCGCAAGGAGTATCAGGAGGCTAGAGCCTATGCCGAGGGCTTCCCCGAGGAGCTTAGGGATAGGCTCCTGGCCGGGCTTAGCCTGCTAGAGGAAGCCCCTGAGCGCCTGGAAGACCCCCTCTTTGCCGCGGAGAGGGAAGTGGTCCTCGGGGTGAAGGCGGTGGGGGAGGGGAGGAGGGAGGAGGCCGAGGCCCGTTTTCAAAAGGCCCTTGCCCTGGACCCCCACCACCACCGGGCCCTCACCAACTTGGGCAACCTTTACCTGGAAAGGGGGGAGCTGGAGGCGGCCTTGGACCTTTACCAACGGGCCCTGAAGCTGGCCCCGGAGGACCCCCTGGTCCACGAGAACCTGGCCGCCTTGTACAAGCGGAAGGGGGATCTGGACAAGATGGTGGCCCACATGAAGCGGGCCACCCGGCTCAAAATGCGCCCGCCGCCTCCCCTAGACCCGGCCACGGGCCGGCCCCAGCGCCGCCTGCGGATCCCCCTTTGGGTATGGATCTTTCTCCTGGCCGCCTTCCTCTACTTCTTCGTCCTCCAGCGCCCTTAG
- a CDS encoding polyprenyl synthetase family protein — protein sequence MVPSPQEVKDALRERLLGHLTHLDPAYQALLQEYPSRGGKMLRGLLVVYAGLAHGATLEASLWAGTALELFQNWVLIHDDIEDGSEERRGKPTLHRLYPMPLALNAGDALHGEMWGLLIRGLNEGLFGPEVLAEFHQVVRRTAYGQHMDLLWTLSDRLDLTPEDYFRMVAHKAAYYTAVAPLRLGALLAGREPPALYEEAGLKLGVAFQIMDDVLNLEGDKAYGKERAGDLYEGKRTLILIRYLEEAPKEDRIRAEALLSLPREAKPEAEVRWLWERLLASGAVAWAKEEAKKLAQGGLGALTPYLDTLPGREAASHLQNLLSALVERRA from the coding sequence ATGGTGCCCTCCCCCCAGGAAGTGAAGGATGCCCTCCGCGAAAGGCTCCTCGGCCACCTGACCCACCTCGATCCCGCTTACCAGGCGCTTCTTCAGGAATATCCCTCCCGAGGTGGAAAGATGCTCCGGGGGCTTTTGGTGGTCTATGCGGGGCTCGCTCATGGTGCTACCCTCGAGGCCAGCCTCTGGGCAGGCACCGCATTGGAACTTTTCCAAAACTGGGTGCTGATCCACGACGACATAGAGGACGGTTCTGAGGAACGCCGGGGAAAGCCCACCCTGCACCGCCTCTACCCTATGCCCCTGGCCCTGAATGCCGGGGATGCCCTGCACGGGGAGATGTGGGGGCTTTTGATCCGAGGTTTAAACGAAGGCCTCTTTGGACCGGAGGTGCTGGCCGAGTTCCACCAGGTGGTGCGCCGTACTGCCTACGGGCAACATATGGACCTCCTCTGGACCCTCTCCGACCGCCTGGACCTCACCCCTGAGGACTACTTCCGCATGGTGGCGCACAAGGCCGCCTATTACACCGCCGTGGCCCCCCTACGCCTGGGGGCTCTTCTGGCGGGCAGGGAGCCACCGGCCCTCTACGAGGAGGCCGGGCTCAAGCTGGGGGTGGCCTTCCAGATCATGGACGACGTCCTCAACCTCGAGGGGGACAAGGCCTACGGCAAGGAGCGGGCAGGGGACCTCTACGAGGGCAAGCGCACCCTGATCCTGATCCGCTACCTCGAGGAAGCCCCCAAGGAGGATCGCATCCGGGCCGAGGCCCTCTTAAGCCTTCCCCGGGAGGCCAAGCCCGAGGCCGAGGTGCGTTGGCTTTGGGAGAGGCTCCTGGCCTCCGGAGCCGTGGCCTGGGCCAAGGAGGAGGCCAAGAAACTTGCCCAAGGGGGCCTAGGTGCCCTTACTCCATACCTAGACACCCTCCCCGGACGGGAGGCCGCCTCCCATTTGCAAAACCTCCTCTCCGCCTTGGTGGAACGCAGGGCATAA